CACTCTACTTCGCCATGTTCGTGGCTTATGGATCGGTAAAGTGGTGCAAGATCTTCACGCCGGCGCAATGTTCCGGAATCAACCGTTTTGTCTCCGTTTTCGCCGTCCCAGTCCTCTCTTTCCACTTCATCTCACAAAACAACCCTTACAAAATGGACACAATGTTCATCCTCGCCGACACTTTGTCCAAAATCTTCGTCTTCGTTTTGCTCTCTCTATGGGCCGTTTTCTTCAAAGCCGGTGGTCTCGATTGGCTCATCACTCTATTCTCAATCGCTACTCTCCCTAACACTCTCGTTATGGGCATACCTTTGCTTCAGGCCATGTATGGAGATTACACTCAAACCCTCATGGTCCAACTCGTTGTTCTTCAATGCATCATTTGGTACGTTATCAAATTACTATCCGTTCTTTATTCATTTACCCTGTGATTGATTAGAAAACCTCATAATAATGGAATTATTTTGTGATTTCACATATTTTTACCACACATTTTTTCATGGATTTTGTAACCAAAACTTAAATGAATTTCGTTACTCTAGGATATAattcaaccaaatcaaatgtttttactaacccaagcttcttattagttgaattatttaattataacgTATGATAATATAAGCTAAGTGTATATACATGTATAGGTATACTCTGCTACTATTCCTCTTTGAACTCCGAGCAGCGAGGTTGCTTATCCGAGCAGAGTTTCCGGGTCAAGCAGCCGGATCAATCGCCAAGATCCAAGTCGACGATGACGTCATTTCCTTAGACGGCATGGATCCGCTCCGTACAGAAACTGAAACCGATGTTAACGGTCGGATCAGGCTCAGGATCCGACGGTCCGTATCATCCGTACCTGATTCTGTTATGTCCTCCTCCTTGTGCTTAACCCCTAGAGCCTCTAATCTTTCTAACGCCGAGATTTTCTCCGTCAACACTCCTAATAACCGTTTCTTCCACGGCGGAGGAGGAAGCGGTACCCTTCAGTTTTATAACGGTAGTAACGAGATCATGTTTTGTAACGGAGATTTAGGCGGGTTCGGATTTACTCGACCCGGATTAGGTGCAAGTCCTAGAAGGCTCTCGGGTTATGCTTCCTCCGATGCTTACTCGTTGCAGCCAACACCACGTGCCTCGAACTTTAACGAGCTTGACGTTAACGGAAACGGTACGCCGGTTTGGATGAAATCTCCTGCCGCCGGGAGAATATACCGGCAATCTTCGCCGAAGATGATGTGGGAGTCTGGGCAAAGACATGCAGCCAAAGATATCAATGGTACGTTTTCTTTGAAAGATGTGTCGTTTTCGTTTTTCGTTAGCACTGACACGACGGCGTTTagtcaattttcttctcttttcgtgtttttctttatcattggttcttttaaaagatttaatgaATAGAAAAACATTGATAGACTACATAAAATGCAGCTtttcagaaataaaaaaacttagcATTGTCTCTTTTACTTTCCAAATCCCTAGGAATTAACTAATTAGAAATTcaatctaattttataaaatttataagtaATAGTCACTAAATCccacttattttatttttttgtgtggaaacttttgaattttgatacTTCATGTTTTTGAGCTTAAGATTCTATAGGACAACATGATGAAGCATGTAAACAAAGCGGACCCCTCATACCACCCACACACTTACTATCATCAATAAAATCACCAAAATGGTCAACATGATGttgacttttttgtttctcatgaTGTTTTTGGACTCATCAAATTAATGTCCATTCTAAAGAATTTATTTGGGAGATTCTATCATTTTCCTCTAGCTCACGTGTGTAATCATCAGCGAAACCGACGCatggttttctatttttttcttccattactAAATCCACAACctttattaacaaaaagagTTATAACTAATTAGTTGCTTTCAAAATATCAAGTTTTGTCCTAACTATCACTCTGTATCTGCTCACGtgtattttatataactaAGGATCAGTGCCAGAGAAGGAGATTAGCTTCAGAGACGCACTTAAGGCTGCACCACAGGCTACGGCAGCCGGTGGTGGTGCTTCCATGGAGGAAGGAGCCGCCGGAAAAGACACAACTCCGGTGGCTGCGATTGGCAAGCAAGAAATGCCAAGTGCAATTGTAATGATGCGCCTCATACTAACAGTCGTGGGCCGCAAGCTTTCTCGAAACCCTAACACTTATTCCAGCCTCTTAGGTCTTGTCTGGTCACTTATATCCTTCAAGTGAGTCaaaaaataactcaaatatcaaaatttcaacTATAATCattgaatttgtttgttatataactttaactcatattttattttgctaaatAATGAGCAGATGGAATATACCGATGCCAAATATAGTGGATTTCTCGATAAAGATCATTTCAGATGCAGGTCTTGGGATGGCTATGTTTAGTTTAGGTATGAACATGTTCTTATAAACCtgcataataaataaaattatgtataacgtattctaacaaaattaaactatagGCCTGTTTATGGCGCTGCAGCCAAAGATGATCCCTTGTGGGGCGAAAAAGGCAACAATGGGGATGTTGATCAGGTTCATCTCAGGTCCTCTTTTCATGGCTGGTGCTTCCCTTCTTGTCGGATTAAGAGGTTCTAGGTTACATGCTGCTATCGTACAGGTAAACTATTCAGAGTTTACCTTGATTTGGcccatatatattattgttggaaaattaaagaaaacatactTGGTGATGGAGAAAGTGTTTAAGATTTTGGGAGTGAATTAGGAAGTTTAACATATAGAAGGGactaattagttaaaaaaaaatgaaggatAG
This sequence is a window from Arabidopsis thaliana chromosome 1 sequence. Protein-coding genes within it:
- the PIN6 gene encoding Auxin efflux carrier family protein — translated: MITGNEFYTVMCAMAPLYFAMFVAYGSVKWCKIFTPAQCSGINRFVSVFAVPVLSFHFISQNNPYKMDTMFILADTLSKIFVFVLLSLWAVFFKAGGLDWLITLFSIATLPNTLVMGIPLLQAMYGDYTQTLMVQLVVLQCIIWYTLLLFLFELRAARLLIRAEFPGQAAGSIAKIQVDDDVISLDGMDPLRTETETDVNGRIRLRIRRSVSSVPDSVMSSSLCLTPRASNLSNAEIFSVNTPNNRFFHGGGGSGTLQFYNGSNEIMFCNGDLGGFGFTRPGLGASPRRLSGYASSDAYSLQPTPRASNFNELDVNGNGTPVWMKSPAAGRIYRQSSPKMMWESGQRHAAKDINGSVPEKEISFRDALKAAPQATAAGGGASMEEGAAGKDTTPVAAIGKQEMPSAIVMMRLILTVVGRKLSRNPNTYSSLLGLVWSLISFKWNIPMPNIVDFSIKIISDAGLGMAMFSLGLFMALQPKMIPCGAKKATMGMLIRFISGPLFMAGASLLVGLRGSRLHAAIVQAALPQGIVPFVFAREYNLHPDLLSTL
- the PIN6 gene encoding Auxin efflux carrier family protein (PIN-FORMED 6 (PIN6); FUNCTIONS IN: auxin:hydrogen symporter activity, transporter activity; INVOLVED IN: auxin polar transport; LOCATED IN: plasma membrane; EXPRESSED IN: 13 plant structures; EXPRESSED DURING: 4 anthesis, F mature embryo stage, petal differentiation and expansion stage, E expanded cotyledon stage, D bilateral stage; CONTAINS InterPro DOMAIN/s: Auxin efflux carrier, subgroup (InterPro:IPR014024), Auxin efflux carrier (InterPro:IPR004776); BEST Arabidopsis thaliana protein match is: Auxin efflux carrier family protein (TAIR:AT2G01420.1); Has 1564 Blast hits to 1346 proteins in 434 species: Archae - 34; Bacteria - 892; Metazoa - 10; Fungi - 0; Plants - 502; Viruses - 0; Other Eukaryotes - 126 (source: NCBI BLink).), producing the protein MITGNEFYTVMCAMAPLYFAMFVAYGSVKWCKIFTPAQCSGINRFVSVFAVPVLSFHFISQNNPYKMDTMFILADTLSKIFVFVLLSLWAVFFKAGGLDWLITLFSIATLPNTLVMGIPLLQAMYGDYTQTLMVQLVVLQCIIWYTLLLFLFELRAARLLIRAEFPGQAAGSIAKIQVDDDVISLDGMDPLRTETETDVNGRIRLRIRRSVSSVPDSVMSSSLCLTPRASNLSNAEIFSVNTPNNRFFHGGGGSGTLQFYNGSNEIMFCNGDLGGFGFTRPGLGASPRRLSGYASSDAYSLQPTPRASNFNELDVNGNGTPVWMKSPAAGRIYRQSSPKMMWESGQRHAAKDINGSVPEKEISFRDALKAAPQATAAGGGASMEEGAAGKDTTPVAAIGKQEMPSAIVMMRLILTVVGRKLSRNPNTYSSLLGLVWSLISFKWNIPMPNIVDFSIKIISDAGLGMAMFSLGLFMALQPKMIPCGAKKATMGMLIRFISGPLFMAGASLLVGLRGSRLHAAIVQAALPQGIVPFVFAREYNLHPDLLSTLVIFGMIVSLPVTILYYVLLGL